TTCGGGTTTTTGCTTATACGGCAGGCGGTGTTACTATAGCCGCGCCGAAATGCACCGGCCGATCGGGCGCCATCTGCCAACTTTCGCCCCGGCCGAGAGGCGCTCATTGTCCACACGGTTCGTCATCCACATTCCTGCCACAACAGCCAATCTGGGCTCGGGCTTTGATTGCCTGGGCCTCGCACTCGATCTGCATAATACCATCGAAGTCGAAGACGCGCCCCAGTTGGAGTTATTTATCCGGGGCGAAGGCGATACCACGCTGCCGCGTACCGCCGCAAATCGTGTCGTGAAGGCGATGCAGCGGCTGTGCGACGAAATTGGCAAGCCGCTGCCGCCGGTGCGGCTCTGCATGAACAATCTGATTCCGCTGGCGCGTGGGCTGGGCAGCAGTTCGGCCGCCGCCGTGGGCGGCCTCGTGGCGGCGAACCGGCTGCATGGCAACCCGCTGGGGCCAGAGCAACTGCTGGCGCTGGCCGTCGAGTTGGAAGGGCATCCCGACAATGTCGCGCCGGCGTTGCTGGGCGGGATGTGCGTCGTCAACATGACCGAGGGGCGCTCGGTCGCGGTCAGCTTCGCCTGGCCCGCGCAGTTGCAGGTGGTGGTCTACGTGCCCGACGCCTCGCTTTCTACCGCGAAGGCGCGCGGGGTGCTGCCGAACATGATCACGCGCGGCGACGCCGTGTTCAACGTGGGACGCGCCGCACTCTGGGTTGCGGCCATTGCACAGCAACGCTACGACCTGATACAACTGGCGACGCAGGACCGCCTGCACCAGCCGTATCGCGCGTCACTGGTGCGCGGCTTTGACGCCATCTGCGCGGCCGCCGTGCGCGCCGGCGCGCTGGGCGCGTTCCTGAGCGGGGCCGGGTCGAGCATGGCCGCGATCGTCATGGGTAACGCGGATGCCGTCGCAGACGCGATGAGACAAACGGCGCAGGGCGCCGGCCAGCCGGGCCGGGCGGTGGTGCTGAATGGTAGTCCGCACGGCGTGCGCATCGAGTTGGCATAACGCGCCGCGGCGTAGGAGCGAACCAGCGTGTTCGCCCAGCGGGTGGTCACGGTGGCCTGCCTTTGCGAGCTGCCCGGCGATGGGCAGACACACAGGTCTGCCCCTACGGATTACGCCGTGACGAGCATGAGCCGCCGGCGCTTGGCGCTACTGGTCATTACCCTGCTGGCCGTCGTCGTTTTCGTTTCGCCCCCGCAACCGCTCGTCTACGTCGGTCCGCAGCAGATAGTCAACACGAACAACCCCAAGGCTGGCGTCCACACGCGCCTGACGGACGAGGTGGAAGAGTGGAAGATTCAACGCTCGCTGCAAATGGTGCGCGAGATGGGCGCGCCGTGGGTTGTCGAGTACTTTCCCTGGGCGTATTCGGAGCCGCGTCGCGGCGTCTACGACTTCCGCCACGCGGACACGGTCGTGAACCACGCGCGGGCGCAGGGCCTGACGGTTATCGCGCGCATCGATCTGGTGCCCGACTGGGCGCGACCGATCAACACACCATCGCAGTTGCTGGGCGGCGAGCGCTTCGCCGACTACGCGAGCTTTGTCGCCGAGTTTGCGCGCCACTTTCGCGGGCGCGTCCAGTACATCCAGATCTGGAACGAGCCGAACCTGACGAACGAGTGGGGCGGGCGCGCGCCGGACCCGGCCGCCTATACGCGCCTGCTCAAGCTGGCGTACCGGCGTATCAAAGAAGCTAACCCGGACGCCGTGGTGCTGGCCGGCGCGCTGTCGCCGACGCTGGAGAGTGACGGCGTGCGCGCGATGGACGACCTGCACTATCTGCTCGCCATGTACGCCGAGGGCGCGCGCGACTCATTCGATGCGCTGGCGATCCACGCCTACGGCCGCAAGTCGCCGGCCGATGAGCCGCCGGCGATCGCGGCGATCAATTTCCGGCGCGCCGAACTGCTGCGCGACATTATGGTGCAGAACGGCGACGAAGACAAAGCTGCCTTCGTCACCGAAGGCGGCTGGAACGATCACCCGCGCTGGGCCTATGCGGTCAGCCCGTCCCAGCGCGTGCAGTACACGCTGGATGCGTACCAGATCGCCCTGCGCGATTGGGCCTGGTGCCGCATGTTTGCGCCGTGGGCGTTCCGCTTTCCGGCCGAGCAGCACAGCGTGCAGGACTACTTCAGCTTCGTGACCCCGCAGTTCCTGCCCAAACCGATTTACGATGCCGTGAAACGGGCCAACACCGGCGCGCCATAATAGCCGCACAACAATCAAACACAAAGACACCGCTAGTTGCTAGCTACTAGTGACTAGATGCGTTTCCAGACTTGCGCGGCGTGCTCGCGCGCCTTCGCGGCAATCGCGGCTTCGTCGAGCGTCAGCAGCACGCGGTCCTTCATCAACAGCTTGCCGGCACAGATGGTCGTCGTGACGTT
This genomic stretch from Chloroflexota bacterium harbors:
- a CDS encoding homoserine kinase, translated to MSTRFVIHIPATTANLGSGFDCLGLALDLHNTIEVEDAPQLELFIRGEGDTTLPRTAANRVVKAMQRLCDEIGKPLPPVRLCMNNLIPLARGLGSSSAAAVGGLVAANRLHGNPLGPEQLLALAVELEGHPDNVAPALLGGMCVVNMTEGRSVAVSFAWPAQLQVVVYVPDASLSTAKARGVLPNMITRGDAVFNVGRAALWVAAIAQQRYDLIQLATQDRLHQPYRASLVRGFDAICAAAVRAGALGAFLSGAGSSMAAIVMGNADAVADAMRQTAQGAGQPGRAVVLNGSPHGVRIELA
- a CDS encoding beta-galactosidase → MSRRRLALLVITLLAVVVFVSPPQPLVYVGPQQIVNTNNPKAGVHTRLTDEVEEWKIQRSLQMVREMGAPWVVEYFPWAYSEPRRGVYDFRHADTVVNHARAQGLTVIARIDLVPDWARPINTPSQLLGGERFADYASFVAEFARHFRGRVQYIQIWNEPNLTNEWGGRAPDPAAYTRLLKLAYRRIKEANPDAVVLAGALSPTLESDGVRAMDDLHYLLAMYAEGARDSFDALAIHAYGRKSPADEPPAIAAINFRRAELLRDIMVQNGDEDKAAFVTEGGWNDHPRWAYAVSPSQRVQYTLDAYQIALRDWAWCRMFAPWAFRFPAEQHSVQDYFSFVTPQFLPKPIYDAVKRANTGAP